A genomic region of Exiguobacterium sp. Helios contains the following coding sequences:
- a CDS encoding bifunctional 2',3'-cyclic-nucleotide 2'-phosphodiesterase/3'-nucleotidase produces the protein MKQVTKIVIASTLIAPMLAPVIQVKTLAADNSVVKLRFLETTDLHTNSMNYDYFKDVQDETIGLVKAATVIKQEQNVVGEANSFVFDNGDTLQGTPFGDYVKNQYDKGNKGKHPMYELMEYIGYDAVTLGNHEFNFGLDFLKSAMKASSGEIKFVNSNVLDAVTKKPIVSEFNTDGKDYQIIERQVKDQNGQMKTVKVGVFGVVTPQIMAWDAGNLTGKVTAEDIVPVAKATAKKLKDAGADVVVALAHTGIGDTADQKDGDENVGYALTKIADIDVLMTGHQHGKFPDKTSAFNNLPNVDAANGLINGKPVVMANTQGKNVGVIDLQLKQDGEKWVVDTAGSKLADVTKDTAADAGAVKLIEKAHEGTLAYIRQQVGTINDDIQSFFALVQDDDSVQFVTNAQKWYVEKQLKENADLAQYKDLPLLSAGAPFKTGGRNQVNASDYTLIKKGPIALKNVADLYVYPNTLEVVKVTGADVKNWLEMSAGQFNEVTDAQTDLLNKEFRSYNFDILDGLTYDIDITKPAKFDFNGVVVKEDASRVQNIKYQGKEITDDQEFLVATNNYRAGSASFPGLGGGKKIVYKSAYETRNVISDFIKAKQPVDYQADNNWSLVASKPITVDFDSAEAAADYTKRYEGITNTGVKRAGETGTFLKFKLDVPMKDFNVSVSAVKPGAKLVTGTAVAGAKVTVKRGTTVLGTTTADETGKYAVTVRPVKLRDKLTVVSELGFMKKETTVTVGTGVVATPAIDKKSAVYGSTVLTGKATEGLDVTLYKGSTKIAKAKTTASGFKIPVKNGLMTGTYTVKSTDISNKITKKALFTIKNTYPVKKWAGKKTLTGKVEKRQIVRLFEKTSSGYKLIAQDVADNHGNYVLKMRTGLATGSYKMNIYTASDRLDQSRYFITKK, from the coding sequence ATGAAACAAGTCACAAAAATCGTCATTGCCAGCACGTTGATCGCACCGATGCTTGCACCCGTCATTCAAGTCAAGACACTCGCCGCCGATAACAGCGTCGTCAAACTTCGTTTTTTAGAGACCACTGATTTACATACAAACTCAATGAACTACGATTACTTCAAGGATGTGCAAGATGAGACGATTGGTCTTGTCAAAGCGGCAACCGTCATTAAGCAGGAACAAAACGTCGTCGGCGAAGCCAACAGCTTCGTATTCGATAACGGGGATACGTTACAAGGGACACCGTTTGGCGATTACGTCAAAAATCAGTACGACAAAGGCAACAAAGGGAAACACCCGATGTACGAACTGATGGAATACATCGGTTATGACGCCGTGACACTCGGCAACCACGAGTTTAACTTCGGGCTCGATTTCCTGAAGTCAGCGATGAAAGCATCAAGCGGCGAAATCAAGTTCGTGAACTCGAATGTGCTCGATGCCGTTACGAAAAAACCGATCGTTTCCGAATTCAATACGGACGGGAAAGATTATCAAATCATCGAACGTCAAGTCAAAGACCAAAACGGTCAGATGAAAACGGTCAAAGTCGGTGTCTTTGGTGTCGTCACTCCACAAATCATGGCGTGGGATGCCGGAAACCTGACAGGAAAAGTGACAGCGGAAGATATCGTACCGGTCGCTAAAGCAACGGCGAAGAAACTAAAAGATGCCGGTGCAGACGTCGTCGTCGCACTCGCGCACACAGGAATCGGTGATACAGCGGATCAAAAAGACGGCGATGAAAATGTCGGGTACGCGTTGACAAAAATCGCGGACATCGATGTCTTGATGACGGGTCACCAGCACGGAAAATTCCCGGACAAGACATCGGCGTTCAATAACTTACCGAACGTCGACGCAGCAAACGGTCTCATCAACGGCAAACCGGTTGTCATGGCCAACACACAAGGGAAAAACGTCGGCGTGATTGACTTGCAATTGAAGCAGGACGGCGAGAAATGGGTCGTCGATACAGCCGGCTCAAAACTGGCAGACGTCACAAAAGACACGGCGGCTGATGCCGGTGCCGTCAAATTGATCGAAAAAGCACACGAAGGCACACTTGCCTACATCCGCCAGCAAGTCGGAACAATCAATGATGATATCCAAAGCTTCTTTGCGCTCGTTCAGGATGACGATTCCGTCCAGTTCGTCACGAACGCGCAAAAATGGTACGTCGAGAAACAACTGAAAGAAAATGCCGATCTCGCCCAATATAAAGATTTACCGCTCCTGTCTGCCGGTGCACCGTTCAAGACAGGCGGACGCAACCAAGTGAACGCGTCAGACTACACGTTGATCAAAAAAGGACCGATCGCGCTGAAAAACGTCGCTGATCTGTATGTTTATCCGAACACACTCGAAGTCGTCAAAGTGACAGGAGCTGACGTCAAAAACTGGCTCGAGATGTCAGCCGGTCAATTCAACGAAGTGACGGATGCGCAGACAGATTTGCTGAACAAAGAGTTCCGCAGCTACAACTTCGATATTCTGGACGGTTTGACGTACGATATCGACATCACGAAACCGGCGAAGTTTGATTTCAACGGGGTGGTCGTCAAAGAAGACGCAAGCCGTGTTCAAAACATCAAATACCAAGGCAAGGAAATCACGGATGATCAGGAGTTCCTCGTCGCAACGAACAACTACCGTGCCGGCAGCGCAAGCTTCCCTGGTCTCGGCGGCGGAAAGAAAATCGTCTACAAATCGGCTTACGAAACACGCAACGTCATCTCGGATTTCATCAAAGCAAAACAGCCTGTTGATTATCAAGCGGACAACAACTGGTCACTCGTCGCAAGCAAACCGATCACGGTTGATTTTGATTCAGCCGAAGCCGCAGCGGACTACACGAAACGTTACGAAGGCATCACGAACACGGGCGTCAAACGCGCCGGTGAGACCGGTACGTTCCTGAAGTTTAAACTCGACGTCCCGATGAAAGACTTTAACGTCAGCGTCAGCGCTGTGAAACCAGGAGCGAAGCTCGTCACGGGAACAGCGGTTGCTGGAGCAAAAGTTACAGTCAAACGCGGCACGACGGTCCTTGGCACGACGACAGCCGACGAAACCGGCAAGTATGCCGTGACGGTCCGTCCGGTCAAACTGCGTGACAAGTTGACGGTCGTCTCGGAGCTCGGTTTCATGAAAAAAGAAACGACGGTGACAGTCGGGACAGGTGTCGTCGCGACACCGGCCATCGATAAGAAATCAGCCGTCTACGGTTCGACGGTCTTGACAGGAAAAGCAACGGAAGGACTCGATGTCACGCTCTATAAAGGGTCGACGAAAATCGCGAAAGCGAAAACGACGGCAAGCGGCTTCAAGATTCCGGTCAAAAATGGTCTGATGACGGGCACGTACACAGTCAAGTCGACGGACATCTCAAATAAAATCACGAAAAAGGCGTTATTTACGATTAAAAATACGTATCCGGTCAAAAAATGGGCGGGTAAAAAGACCTTGACGGGCAAAGTCGAAAAACGTCAAATCGTCCGCTTATTCGAAAAAACAAGCAGCGGCTACAAATTGATTGCGCAGGACGTTGCCGACAACCACGGCAACTACGTCCTGAAGATGCGGACCGGTCTTGCGACAGGGTCATACAAGATGAACATCTATACAGCATCTGATCGTCTCGATCAATCGCGTTACTTCATCACGAAAAAATAA
- a CDS encoding GrpB family protein: MRQVIVTPYQTSWPEAFEQEADRLRAIFGDRLLAVHHIGSTSVPGLSAKPILDILPVVDSLDGIEAFDAAMEKIGYEAKGEFGMPGRRYYRKGGDARTHHIHLYASGNPEITRHVVFRDYLREHPHEVEAYSTIKEQLANRYPEDISAYIAGKDSFVKAMEQRALAWRSHD; encoded by the coding sequence ATGCGGCAAGTCATCGTCACACCATATCAAACATCGTGGCCGGAGGCATTTGAACAGGAAGCGGATCGATTAAGAGCCATTTTCGGAGACCGTCTGCTGGCGGTTCATCATATCGGCAGTACATCGGTCCCGGGATTATCGGCTAAACCGATTCTTGATATTCTGCCGGTCGTCGATTCACTCGACGGGATTGAAGCGTTTGACGCAGCGATGGAAAAAATCGGCTATGAAGCGAAAGGGGAGTTCGGGATGCCCGGGCGCCGCTATTACCGGAAGGGCGGAGACGCGCGGACGCATCACATTCATCTTTATGCAAGCGGCAACCCGGAAATCACCCGTCACGTCGTCTTTCGGGATTACTTGCGGGAACATCCGCACGAAGTCGAAGCTTACAGTACAATCAAAGAGCAACTGGCGAACCGGTATCCGGAAGACATCAGCGCCTACATTGCCGGAAAGGACAGCTTCGTTAAAGCGATGGAACAACGGGCACTGGCCTGGCGGTCGCATGACTGA